The following coding sequences lie in one Rutidosis leptorrhynchoides isolate AG116_Rl617_1_P2 chromosome 6, CSIRO_AGI_Rlap_v1, whole genome shotgun sequence genomic window:
- the LOC139853168 gene encoding uncharacterized protein isoform X1, translating to MEERFELESPLVHLCIETATQSADAVETWRRQRRTLERLPSQLAGALLHRLLNRHLLYPSLLEVFKYSVEKLDLRGESSVDAEWMAYIGAFHYLCSLNVSYCHRINSSALWALSGMNYLKEVDISRCSKVNDAGLKHLLSVQTIEKLWISETSVTSDGVTLLSSLKRLSLLDLGGLFVSDMALASLQVLTNLQHLDLWGSDISDEGSSYFVKFPNLNFLNLAWTKVTMLPNVSSITYLNMSNCTIHSILKGEGNKARLSNLILAGALFKDVTKVFLYFDSTCLTFLDLSNCSIRDLSFLPCMHDLEYLDLSGNIIGDDTVTFIASVGSKLKTLNLNNTRVSSTGVALLTGHVPKLEIISLDYTLIDDVAISYIGMIPSLQVVNIKGTNVRGLIKRNDTDEEFVPSLTALENLKDLKKLDLEETQLRDESIIPILSFKQLTHLSLRSSFLTDSSLQMMSSIPNLINLSFRDAVLTNAGIDTFSPPPLLEVLDLTGCWLLTKDAILSFIQHHPQIKILHELVSTLLSDGENTKYASSFKTRMKTLQQRRFSSSPYKFETSTIIDQRLKYSRAELLSLQFASTLVVPPTDLDMSPK from the exons ATGGAAGAACGATTTGAACTAGAGAGTCCTTTGGTTCATCTGTGCATCGAAACCGCCACACAAAGCGCTGACGCCGTCGAGACATGGCGGAGACAGCGGCGAACTCTCGAACGTTTGCCGTCTCAGCTCGCCGGAGCTTTGCTTCACCGTCTTCTCAACCGTCACCTTCTATATCCTTCTCTTCTTGA AGTATTCAAATACAGTGTAGAGAAGCTTGATCTGAGAGGTGAGAGCTCAGTTGATGCAGAATGGATGGCATATATAGGAGCTTTTCACTACTTGTGTTCTTTAAACGTTTCCTATTGTCATCGAATCAACAGTTCCGCACTTTGGGCTCTTTCAG GCATGAATTATTTAAAAGAGGTGGATATATCTAGATGCTCTAAAGTTAATGATGCTGGTCTAAAGCATCTTCTATCTGTTCAAACTATTGAAAAGTTATGGATATCGGAAACAAGTGTCACCAGTGACGGTGTTACGCTTCTCTCTTCACTTAAAAGGCTATCTTTGTTAGATTTGGGAGGCTTGTTTGTAAGTGATATGGCCCTTGCATCTCTTCAG GTTTTGACAAACTTACAGCACCTTGATCTTTGGGGAAGTGATATATCCGATGAAGGCTCATCTTATTTTGTGAAATTCCCAAATTTGAACTTCTTAAACTTAGCTTGGACCAAGGTCACAATGTTGCCCAATGTTAGCTCCATTACATATCTAAACATGAGCAACTGTACTATACATTCCATATTAAAAGGAGAAGGCAACAAGGCTCGATTATCAAACTTAATTCTTGCTGgagctttgttcaaagatgttACCAAAGTCTTTTTATACTTTGATTCAACCTGTTTAACATTCTTAGACCTATCAAACTGCTCCATTCGTGACCTGTCCTTTTTGCCATGCATGCATGACCTAGAATATTTAGATCTCAGCGGTAATATAATTGGGGACGATACAGTTACTTTTATAGCATCTGTAGGATCAAAATTGAAAACATTGAATCTTAACAATACAAGAGTGAGCTCAACAGGAGTTGCTTTATTAACTGGGCATGTTCCAAAACTTGAAATTATATCATTGGATTACACATTAATTGATGATGTTGCTATATCATACATTGGCATGATACCTTCATTACAAGTTGTCAATATCAAGGGTACAAATGTTAGAG GTCTGATCAAACGTAACGATACGGATGAAGAATTTGTTCCCTCATTAACAGCACTTGAAAATCTTAAAGATTTAAAAAAGTTAGATCTGGAAGAAACTCAACTTAGGGATGAATCAATCATCCCCATATTAAGCTTCAAACAACTTACTCACCTTTCACTTCGGAGCAGTTTCTTAACAGATTCTTCACTGCAGATGATGTCATCTATCCCAAATTTGATCAATCTCAGCTTCCGAGATGCCGTTTTAACAAATGCAGGAATTGACACTTTTAGTCCTCCACCTTTACTTGAAGTGCTGGATTTGACCGGGTGTTGGCTATTAACAAAGGATGCTATTTTGTCGTTTATTCAGCACCATCCACAGATTAAAATATTGCATGAACTAGTAAGCACTTTATTATCTGACGGTGAAAACACTAAATATGCTTCTTCATTTAAAACAAGGATGAAGACTTTACAGCAGAGAAGATTTTCATCGTCGCCATATAAGTTTGAGACGAGTACCATCATAG ATCAGAGGTTGAAATATAGCAGAGCAGAACTACTATCGCTGCAGTTTGCATCTACATTGGTTGTTCCTCCTACTGATCTAGATATGTCGCCCAAGTAG
- the LOC139853168 gene encoding uncharacterized protein isoform X2 gives MRRVFKYSVEKLDLRGESSVDAEWMAYIGAFHYLCSLNVSYCHRINSSALWALSGMNYLKEVDISRCSKVNDAGLKHLLSVQTIEKLWISETSVTSDGVTLLSSLKRLSLLDLGGLFVSDMALASLQVLTNLQHLDLWGSDISDEGSSYFVKFPNLNFLNLAWTKVTMLPNVSSITYLNMSNCTIHSILKGEGNKARLSNLILAGALFKDVTKVFLYFDSTCLTFLDLSNCSIRDLSFLPCMHDLEYLDLSGNIIGDDTVTFIASVGSKLKTLNLNNTRVSSTGVALLTGHVPKLEIISLDYTLIDDVAISYIGMIPSLQVVNIKGTNVRGLIKRNDTDEEFVPSLTALENLKDLKKLDLEETQLRDESIIPILSFKQLTHLSLRSSFLTDSSLQMMSSIPNLINLSFRDAVLTNAGIDTFSPPPLLEVLDLTGCWLLTKDAILSFIQHHPQIKILHELVSTLLSDGENTKYASSFKTRMKTLQQRRFSSSPYKFETSTIIDQRLKYSRAELLSLQFASTLVVPPTDLDMSPK, from the exons ATGCGCAGAGTATTCAAATACAGTGTAGAGAAGCTTGATCTGAGAGGTGAGAGCTCAGTTGATGCAGAATGGATGGCATATATAGGAGCTTTTCACTACTTGTGTTCTTTAAACGTTTCCTATTGTCATCGAATCAACAGTTCCGCACTTTGGGCTCTTTCAG GCATGAATTATTTAAAAGAGGTGGATATATCTAGATGCTCTAAAGTTAATGATGCTGGTCTAAAGCATCTTCTATCTGTTCAAACTATTGAAAAGTTATGGATATCGGAAACAAGTGTCACCAGTGACGGTGTTACGCTTCTCTCTTCACTTAAAAGGCTATCTTTGTTAGATTTGGGAGGCTTGTTTGTAAGTGATATGGCCCTTGCATCTCTTCAG GTTTTGACAAACTTACAGCACCTTGATCTTTGGGGAAGTGATATATCCGATGAAGGCTCATCTTATTTTGTGAAATTCCCAAATTTGAACTTCTTAAACTTAGCTTGGACCAAGGTCACAATGTTGCCCAATGTTAGCTCCATTACATATCTAAACATGAGCAACTGTACTATACATTCCATATTAAAAGGAGAAGGCAACAAGGCTCGATTATCAAACTTAATTCTTGCTGgagctttgttcaaagatgttACCAAAGTCTTTTTATACTTTGATTCAACCTGTTTAACATTCTTAGACCTATCAAACTGCTCCATTCGTGACCTGTCCTTTTTGCCATGCATGCATGACCTAGAATATTTAGATCTCAGCGGTAATATAATTGGGGACGATACAGTTACTTTTATAGCATCTGTAGGATCAAAATTGAAAACATTGAATCTTAACAATACAAGAGTGAGCTCAACAGGAGTTGCTTTATTAACTGGGCATGTTCCAAAACTTGAAATTATATCATTGGATTACACATTAATTGATGATGTTGCTATATCATACATTGGCATGATACCTTCATTACAAGTTGTCAATATCAAGGGTACAAATGTTAGAG GTCTGATCAAACGTAACGATACGGATGAAGAATTTGTTCCCTCATTAACAGCACTTGAAAATCTTAAAGATTTAAAAAAGTTAGATCTGGAAGAAACTCAACTTAGGGATGAATCAATCATCCCCATATTAAGCTTCAAACAACTTACTCACCTTTCACTTCGGAGCAGTTTCTTAACAGATTCTTCACTGCAGATGATGTCATCTATCCCAAATTTGATCAATCTCAGCTTCCGAGATGCCGTTTTAACAAATGCAGGAATTGACACTTTTAGTCCTCCACCTTTACTTGAAGTGCTGGATTTGACCGGGTGTTGGCTATTAACAAAGGATGCTATTTTGTCGTTTATTCAGCACCATCCACAGATTAAAATATTGCATGAACTAGTAAGCACTTTATTATCTGACGGTGAAAACACTAAATATGCTTCTTCATTTAAAACAAGGATGAAGACTTTACAGCAGAGAAGATTTTCATCGTCGCCATATAAGTTTGAGACGAGTACCATCATAG ATCAGAGGTTGAAATATAGCAGAGCAGAACTACTATCGCTGCAGTTTGCATCTACATTGGTTGTTCCTCCTACTGATCTAGATATGTCGCCCAAGTAG
- the LOC139851367 gene encoding long chain acyl-CoA synthetase 4-like, with protein MEQQKNFIVEVEPAIEAKDGRPSMGPVYRSVYAKDGFPSPIDGLDSCWDIFRISAEKYPDNNMLGTREFVDGKHGKYVWLTYKQVYDEVIQVANAIHACGVEPGGKCGIYGINCAEWIMSMEACNALGLYCVPLYDTLGAGAVEFIIGHAEVSIAFVEVKKISELLKTFPKAGEYLKTIVSFGQVTPEQKEQVKNFGSAIYSWEEFLLLGKDNPFDLPVKKKTDICTIMYTSGTTGDPKGVLISNNSLVTLIAGVRRFLDCANESLTENDVYLSFLPLAHIFGRVIEECFIHHGGSIGFWRGDVKLLTEDLGELKPTIFCAVPRVLERIYSGMQQKINTGSFLGSKLFNLAYSYKLRNMKGGSKHEEASVLSDKLVFTKVKQRLGGRVRIILSGAAPLAPHVESFLKVVACCHVLQGYGLTETCAGSFVSLPNEMSMVGTVGPPVPNLDARLESVPEMNYDALSSTPQGEICIRGDTLFSGYYKREDLTKEVLIDGWFHTGDIGEWQPDGSMKVIDRKKNIFKLAQGEYVAVENLENVYGLVPAVDEIWVYGNSFESCLVAVVNPNKHAIETWGRANDVSGDFDSLCQNSKVKEYVLAELGRIGKEKKLKGFEFIKAVHLDHLPFDIDRDLLTPTLKKKRPQMLKYYQSTIDDMYKTLKQ; from the exons atggaGCAGCAGAAGAATTTTATAGTAGAAGTTGAACCGGCAATCGAAGCCAAAGATGGAAGACCATCAATGGGACCCGTTTACCGTAGTGTGTATGCCAAAGACGGTTTTCCGTCTCCCATTGATGGTTTGGATTCATGCTGGGATATTTTTCG CATATCAGCAGAGAAATACCCTGATAATAACATGCTTGGAACTCGTGAGTTTGTCGATGGAAAG CATGGTAAGTATGTGTGGTTGACTTATAAACAAGTATACGATGAAGTCATACAGGTGGCGAATGCCATCCATGCTTGTGGAGTTGAGCCG GGAGGAAAATGTGGCATCTATGGTATCAACTGTGCAGAATGGATAATGAGCATGGAG GCATGTAATGCTCTTGGCTTGTACTGCGTACCATTATATGATACCTTAG GTGCTGGTGCAGTAGAATTTATCATAGGCCATGCCGAGGTTTCAATTGCTTTCGTAGAAGTGAAAAAGATCTCCGAG CTGTTAAAAACGTTCCCGAAAGCTGGAGAATATCTGAAAA CAATTGTGAGCTTCGGACAAGTTACGCCTGAACAGAAGGAACAAGTTAAGAACTTTGGATCGGCTATATACTCATGGGAAGAGTTTTTATTATTG GGCAAAGACAACCCGTTTGATCTGCCAgttaagaagaaaaccgacatttGTACTATTATGTACACAAGTGGGACCACCGGTGATCCTAAGGGAGTTCTAATATCTAATAACAGCCTTGTGACACTTATAGCCGGTGTTCGCCGATTTCTAGATTGTGCTAATGAATCG TTAACTGAAAATGATGTGTATCTCTCGTTTCTTCCTCTGGCACATATATTTGGTCGTGTGATTGAAGAATGTTTTATACATCATGGTGGTTCGATTGGATTTTGGCGAGGG GATGTCAAGTTACTAACTGAAGACCTCGGGGAGCTGAAACCTACCATTTTCTGTGCTGTCCCTCGGGTCTTAGAAAGAATTTATTCag GTATGCAGCAGAAGATTAATACAGGGAGTTTTCTCGGAAGTAAATTGTTTAATTTAGCCTATTCTTA CAAGTTGCGTAATATGAAGGGTGGAAGTAAACATGAAGAGGCATCTGTGCTAAGTGACAAACTTGTTTTCACCAAG GTGAAGCAGAGGTTAGGTGGAAGGGTACGGATTATCTTATCTGGCGCTGCTCCACTTGCTCCGCATGTCGAAAGTTTTCTTAAGGTGGTCGCATGTTGCCACGTCCTCCAAGGATACG GCTTGACAGAAACATGTGCTGGATCATTTGTGTCGCTACCAAATGAGATGAGCATGGTGGGTACAGTGGGCCCACCGGTACCAAATTTGGATGCACGTTTAGAGTCTGTTCCGGAAATGAATTACGATGCTCTTTCGAGTACACCACAAGGAGAAATATGCATACGAGGGGATACTTTATTTTCAGGGTATTACAAGCGTGAAGACCTTACGAAAGAGGTCTTGATTGATGGCTGGTTTCATACAG GTGATATTGGTGAGTGGCAACCAGATGGAAGCATGAAAGTTATAGATCGAAAGAAGAACATATTTAAGCTTGCACAAGGGGAATATGTAGCCGTTGAAAATTTGGAAAACGTTTACGGACTTGTTCCTGCTGTTGACGAA ATATGGGTATATGGGAATAGCTTTGAGTCATGTCTTGTTGCTGTTGTAAATCCTAATAAGCATGCCATTGAAACGTGGGGCCGTGCAAATGATGTTTCTGGAGATTTTGATTCGTTATGTCAAAATAGCAAGGTTAAGGAGTACGTGCTAGCTGAGTTAGGTCGAATTGGGAAAGAGAAAAAG TTAAAAGGTTTTGAGTTCATAAAAGCAGTTCACCTTGACCATTTACCTTTCGACATTGATCGTGACCTTTTAACCCCAACATTGAAGAAGAAGAGGCCTCAAATGCTGAAATATTATCAG AGTACGATTGATGATATGTACAAGACTTTGAAGCAGTGA